In the genome of Candidatus Babeliales bacterium, one region contains:
- a CDS encoding TIGR00282 family metallophosphoesterase, producing MNTLRVLFIGDVVGAAGRAVFQKHVDKIKKTHNINAVIVNGENCSHGRGITIKNVRFFKHNGVDVITSGNHIWRHKEIYPYLEEHSDLLRPANFPAITPGVGVTTFMVEGHKIGIVNLQGRVFMKELIDCPFVKADAIVHQLQEKTNIIFIDFHAEATSEKMALSFFLDGRVSGIVGTHTHVQTADERILPGGTAHITDLGMTGSFNSMLGMKKEPIIHNFLSALPVRFTPDTSVPIVMSGAWIEVDTQTGKALKIQRVMILDNELHVGNEDE from the coding sequence ATGAATACATTGCGCGTACTTTTTATTGGTGATGTTGTTGGTGCGGCAGGTCGCGCTGTATTTCAAAAACATGTCGATAAAATAAAAAAAACGCATAACATCAATGCAGTTATTGTGAATGGTGAAAATTGTTCCCATGGAAGGGGCATAACCATAAAAAACGTGCGATTTTTTAAGCATAATGGTGTTGATGTTATCACGAGTGGTAATCATATTTGGCGACATAAGGAGATTTATCCTTATCTTGAAGAACATAGTGATTTATTACGTCCTGCAAATTTTCCTGCTATTACCCCCGGTGTTGGTGTAACAACATTTATGGTGGAAGGCCATAAAATTGGTATTGTGAATTTGCAAGGCCGGGTGTTTATGAAAGAACTTATTGACTGTCCTTTTGTTAAGGCTGATGCTATTGTGCATCAGCTGCAGGAAAAAACTAATATTATTTTTATTGATTTTCACGCAGAAGCAACATCAGAAAAAATGGCTCTGTCATTTTTTCTTGATGGTCGCGTAAGCGGTATTGTTGGTACTCATACTCATGTACAAACTGCCGATGAACGAATTCTACCAGGCGGCACAGCACATATCACTGATTTGGGAATGACAGGATCCTTCAATTCTATGCTTGGTATGAAGAAAGAGCCAATTATTCATAATTTTCTTTCTGCTCTTCCGGTAAGATTTACACCAGATACATCAGTACCAATTGTTATGAGTGGTGCGTGGATAGAAGTTGATACGCAAACGGGTAAAGCTCTTAAGATTCAGCGGGTAATGATTCTTGATAATGAATTGCATGTTGGCAATGAAGATGAATAA
- a CDS encoding F-box protein yields MKSTWFFLTIFLSTPLIGMKSISSIDEILNVIFSYLDYKSRHCLRLTNKKYYNFCEKNEAILTLDTNHFIDHLFLYKDNQEDFNFLINNATSDNKKIVGIYTKYTDITLWGDSNNNLFDLWRTKTKVDNRFKLKEDTKNSVKFYFPYTKVRAYIDSLSKDKTNTQAIFEEIEEQICKFFITTGLKEYEKNILQNFNSQKKNIKKNYLQKALEQSCFPAIVLLLHKMKHSDDYWDLANNNESRRLLIKAGYYFKYKKIGYSYLLESAIKAKKIDPAKSLISILVESDNRECMDVYDQNKKNPITLALEAGTDEILEKLIAVGAELSVPRYNLDSFATESNIQKLIECGCDVNKSIYCKNNMDERYPPVTSFLRETVKENNTELVKLLLQEGAKIDCEVIMASLNNPAILDILLEQKPQLDFEKEIFSSQRSTGDITNAPEESIMKLIKNGYFENCNLEKILNAATKSDKSKVVRWILSQDNYPLIESVDLYNSIVNNHSGIVKIILTADSKKCNHKLLNTKVLEGAHDFMAITCVNQENTEMLNILFNAGTNILDRDRINHYDEKNNHFPYYYLVKHSDENAVIRSLKMNKKINKKRHEEYTSLFYSALYNKKIELTKFLLFPVVSNVVDSNEVKKYDRHNILPNILKEILKKPSKVFPPVLLGGDRNKSKSINVDLQPNYDQIMSKNYTDTVNCTYGQFIQHETNAFLHR; encoded by the coding sequence ATGAAATCTACATGGTTTTTTTTAACTATATTTTTATCTACGCCATTGATTGGAATGAAATCAATATCTTCTATTGATGAAATATTGAATGTTATTTTTAGTTATTTAGATTATAAATCAAGGCATTGCCTACGTTTAACTAACAAAAAATATTATAATTTTTGTGAGAAAAATGAGGCTATTCTAACTTTAGATACTAATCATTTTATTGATCATCTGTTTTTATATAAAGATAATCAAGAAGACTTTAATTTTTTGATTAATAATGCAACATCAGATAACAAAAAAATCGTTGGAATTTATACTAAATATACTGATATTACCCTATGGGGAGATTCAAACAATAATCTTTTTGATTTATGGCGCACAAAAACAAAGGTAGATAATAGATTTAAATTAAAAGAAGATACTAAAAATAGCGTAAAATTTTATTTTCCTTATACCAAAGTCCGTGCTTATATAGATTCATTATCAAAAGATAAAACTAATACTCAAGCAATATTTGAAGAAATAGAAGAGCAAATATGTAAGTTCTTTATAACAACTGGCCTTAAAGAATATGAAAAAAATATTCTTCAAAATTTTAATAGTCAAAAAAAGAATATAAAAAAAAACTATTTACAAAAAGCCCTTGAACAATCTTGTTTTCCTGCTATTGTTTTATTACTCCATAAAATGAAGCATTCAGACGACTATTGGGATCTAGCGAATAATAATGAGTCACGCAGGTTATTAATTAAAGCTGGGTATTATTTTAAATATAAAAAAATAGGATATTCTTATCTTTTAGAATCTGCTATTAAAGCAAAAAAAATAGATCCAGCTAAATCATTAATTTCAATTTTGGTTGAATCAGATAACAGAGAATGTATGGACGTATATGATCAAAATAAAAAAAATCCAATCACACTTGCATTAGAGGCAGGTACAGATGAAATACTAGAAAAACTTATTGCAGTAGGGGCAGAATTAAGTGTTCCTCGATATAATTTAGATAGTTTTGCTACAGAAAGCAATATACAAAAGCTGATTGAATGTGGTTGCGATGTAAACAAATCAATTTATTGCAAAAACAACATGGATGAACGTTATCCTCCTGTAACAAGCTTTTTACGTGAAACCGTGAAAGAAAACAATACAGAGTTAGTGAAATTATTATTACAAGAAGGTGCAAAAATAGATTGTGAAGTAATTATGGCTAGTTTGAATAATCCTGCAATACTCGACATATTATTAGAACAAAAACCTCAACTGGATTTTGAAAAAGAGATTTTTTCTTCGCAAAGATCAACAGGTGATATAACAAATGCTCCTGAAGAATCAATAATGAAGTTAATCAAAAATGGTTACTTTGAAAATTGTAATTTAGAAAAAATATTAAATGCGGCAACAAAAAGTGATAAATCTAAAGTAGTGCGTTGGATATTATCTCAAGATAATTATCCTTTGATTGAATCAGTCGATTTATATAATTCGATAGTAAACAATCATAGTGGTATAGTAAAAATAATTCTTACAGCTGATTCTAAAAAATGTAATCATAAACTATTAAATACTAAAGTATTAGAAGGCGCTCATGATTTTATGGCAATTACTTGTGTTAATCAAGAAAACACAGAAATGTTAAATATTTTATTTAATGCTGGAACAAATATTTTAGATCGTGATCGCATTAATCATTATGATGAAAAAAATAATCATTTTCCTTATTATTACCTTGTAAAGCATAGTGATGAAAATGCGGTTATTAGATCTCTTAAAATGAATAAAAAAATAAATAAGAAAAGACATGAAGAATATACATCTTTATTTTACTCAGCGTTATATAATAAAAAAATTGAATTAACTAAATTTTTATTGTTTCCTGTAGTATCTAATGTTGTTGATTCTAATGAAGTAAAAAAGTACGATCGTCATAATATTTTACCCAATATCTTGAAAGAAATATTAAAAAAACCGTCTAAAGTTTTCCCCCCAGTTCTTTTAGGAGGCGATCGTAATAAATCAAAAAGCATTAATGTTGATCTACAGCCAAATTACGATCAGATAATGAGTAAAAATTATACGGATACTGTTAATTGCACGTATGGACAGTTTATACAACACGAAACGAATGCATTCTTGCATAGGTAA